The DNA region CGAATGAATACATGATGATCATTGCAACGAGCAGCAGCAAATGAGCGGCTCCTGAAATGATTAACGATATAATTAAGCGTTTACTCAAACCCGTCTCCGCTATTCAAGGGGTTCGGTCATTAGGCCAACGCTTTCGATGCCCACTTCTTGTTGCAACAACACCATTAAACGAATCACTTTATCGTAAGCTACATTTTTATCACCATTGATCATAATGCTGACCTTAGGGTGCGTTTCTTTGTATTTCTCAACGAGCGCCACCAGTTCTTGGGGTTCAAGCGCTTGATCGCGATTCTCTCCCAAAGAAAGGTAGTAATTACCACTGGCGTCAATGCTGGCAATTAATGGCGGTTCTTCGTCCGCAGGCAATGGTTCACTGGCGGCTTGTGGCAAATCAACGGTGACACCCGCGGTAATTAACGGTGCCGTGATCATAAAAATCACCAACAGCACCAACATCACATCGATGTAGGGCACCACATTAATTTCGGCCATTGGCTTGCGACGATTGGGTTTCATCCGCTAGCCCTCAGTGGCGCTGTGCGCTTTACGATGCAAAATACCCGAGAACTCTTCTACAAAGTTGTCGTACTGATTTTCAACTTTCTGCACTGAGTGATTGAATTTGTTATAGGCGATAACCGCTGGAATCGCGGCAAATAGGCCCATTGCGGTGGCAATCAAGGCTTCTGCGATACCTGGTGCGACCATGGCGAGTGTCGCCTGTTTAACCGACCCTAATGCGATAAATGAGTTCATAATGCCCCATACGGTACCAAATAGACCAATGTACGGCGTGGTTGAACCCACCGTTGCCAAGAATGACAAATGATTTTCAAGCTTATCAATTTCACGCGAATGCACCACGCGCATTGCTCGATGAGCTCCCTCCATCACCGCGCCGGCAGAGGTTCCCTTTTGATTACGTAATCGTACAAACTCGCGGTAACCAGCCATAAACACCAGCTCCATGCCCGACGGGGGAATGCGTCGTGAGCCGAGTTCATTGTATAACTTGCTTAAATCGACGCCCGACCAAAACTTATCTTCGAACTGTCGCGACGATGTCGCGGCAAGCTTAAGGGTGCGATAGCGATCGACAATCATGCCCCAAGACAGTAACGAAATTACCACCAAAGCGAGCATGATCAGCTGAACGATCAGGCTAGCATTAAGAAATAAACCAATTATGGACATTTGATCATGCGTCACGAGACATTTCCTCTAATAATTCTTCTGGCATTGGACGAGGTCGCATCGTGCTTAACGTGACACATACGACTAAAATTTCACCTTCGGCGTAAACCAATTCGCGGTCGTTCGCTGATACAATTTTCTGGTGAAATAAAACTCTTACACCGCGTATCTCTTTGATAGTGGATACCACTTCGAGCGCGTCGTTAAAGCGCGCCGGACGGTAATAATCGACCTGCGCTCGACGAACCGCAAACGCGATATCTTGATCGATTAAAACACTTTGATCCAACCCCCAATGACGTAGCCATTCCGTACGACCACGCTCCATAAACTTGAGGTAATTGGCGTAATAAACAACACCGGCAACATCGGTGTCTTCGTAATAGACCCTAATCGGAAATGAAAATTCCATCGCGCTACCATTTTGTCTTTGATGCAAACGCATAGTTTAACAACATAAATCAAGAATTGTTGATATCGAATTGAAAACTAAAGAAATTCGACGCCACACTATACCGGTTTTATCTCATTAGATGAATGCACAGAGGGTTTCAAAGTGTGAATAGCGTCGAATCTTTTGCAGAATTAACTGAGCTATGAGTCAAAAAGATCGCTTTTCTGCGGAATGATATCGAAATGCTGGTAAGCACGAGGGGTTGCAACGCGCCCACGCGGCGTACGTTGAATGTACCCTTGTTGAATTAAATAGGGCTCGATGACATCGCCGATGGTATCTCGCTCTTCACCAATGGCCGCGGCCAGTGTGTCTAGGCCGACAGGGCCACCAGAGAATTTATCGATGATGGCCAACAAAAGTTTGCGATCCATGGTATCGAATCCTTGCTCATCGACCTCGAGCATATTCAGTGCTTTGGCGGCCACCTCATTTGAAATAACACCGTCGGCTTTCACTTCGGCATAATCGCGCACACGGCGCAGTAAACGGTTTGCAATACGTGGCGTTCCGCGCGATCGGCGGGCGACTTCATTCGCGCCCTCAGGTTCGGCCGACAGGCCTAGGATATTTGCTGAGCGCATCACAATATCCGCCAGCTCTGCATTATTATAAAACTCAAGACGCTGCACGATACCAAAACGGTCTCGTAACGGTGATGTTAATAATCCCGCTCGAGTCGTCGCTCCCACCAGCGTGAAAGGCGGCAAATCGAGTTTGATAGACCGTGCAGCCGGACCTTCGCCAATCATAATATCGAGTTGATAATCTTCCATGGCTGGGTACAAGATTTCTTCGACCATTGGGCTCAAACGATGTATTTCATCAATAAACAACACGTCATTTTCTTCTAAATTGGTCAACAATGCGGCCAAATCACCGGCTTTTTCTAACACGGGTCCTGAAGTGAACTTGATGGCGACGCCCATCTCATTGGCAATAATATTTGCCAAGGTGGTTTTGCCTAACCCGGGAGGACCAAAAATTAACACGTGGTCCAACGCATCTTGGCGCGATTTCGCCGCCTGTAAAAAGATCTCCATCTGCTCTTTGACTTGCGACTGCCCAACATAGTCCGCCAGCTTCGTGGGACGGATCGCCCGATCAATGCGATCTTCATCAGAAGGTTGCGCCGTTCCAGCAATGATTCGATCTTCTTCTATCATAGTGTCTCTCGTAAGTTATCTAATCGATGGGCTCTTTATGCAACGACTTAGTCACCTAGCCTTTGCCCATATTTTTCAGAGCCAATCGAATCAATTCGGCGCTGCTTGAAATCTCATCATCAATACGACTAATCGCCTTGGCCGCATCTTGTGGTTTGTAACCCAACGCAATCAATGCGCTTTCGGCTTCTCGAGTGACATCAGTCGCCTGAGTTTTAGAGACGCTTGTCGAGGCTGCGCCCGATGGCAATGAGGTTCCCCAATCTTGCAACCGGTCTTTCATTTCAACCACCAGCCGTTCTGCTGTTTTTTTACCAACACCGGGAAGCTTAACCAATAACTGAGTATCGCCATCATGCACGCACCGCACATACTCATCGGCGGTCATTCCGGATAAAATGGCAATTGCCAACTTTGGTCCAACGCCATTGACCTTAATCAATTCTCTGAATAATTGTCGATCGCTTTTACTATGAAAAGCATACAAATTATGGGCGTTTTCACTGACCGATAAATGGGTGAATAAAGTAATTTTCTCGCCCACTTCGGGCAATTGAAAAATGGTGGTCATGGGAGCCTGCACTTCGTACCCAACCCCTTGTACATCAATCACCAAATTAGGAGGTGACTTTTCAATAAGCATTCCGCTCAATCGACCGATCAACGTATTCTTCCTCTTCTTCTTTTATTCGCTCCTAATTGAGCAATTAAAGACTGCATTGTATTGGCGTGACACAAAGCGACCGCTAGACCATCTGCCGCATCGGCTTGCGGTTTTGCCGACAACTGCAACAACGACATAACCATATGTTGCACCTGAGATTTATCGGCACCGCCATGACCAACCACGGCTTGCTTGATTTGCCGTGCTGAATACTCAGCCACACTGAGAGCATGAGTTGCCGCAGCAACGATTGCAACACCTCGAGCTTGACCTAACTTTAATGCTGAATCAGCATTTTTAGCCATAAAAACTTGTTCAATGGCAGCTTCGGTTGGATGATACTGGCGAATAACTTCTGACAAGTTATCATAAATTTGCTGCAGCTTTTCAGCCAGCGACGTCGGCTGAATTCGAATACAACCGCTGGTCACATAACGGCATTGTCCCGCTTCGATTTCAACGATTCCAAATCCAGTAATTCGAGAGCCAGGATCAATTCCTAAAATTCGAGCCAAACATTACCTCACGTCACACATCAGCTACTTAGGCAAATGACGGTCGTCGTTGCACCTAAGATGTTATGAAAAGCGATAATCACTATACCACGACCTTTTCGGTGGTGAGAGCACAAAAATACGCCGTTAGTTCGTTCAAAAGACTTAACACGATCAAAAAGAGTACATCCGTTCTAAAAGAGTTACTCCAATCGAAAAAAGTTGCTTCGAACGAAAAGAAGCGCCTCTGAGATTTTCAAAGACCTGTTGAGCCGCATGTTGTTGAGTTTATGACAACCGGTTTATCGCCCGCTCGCTCAAAGCAGTTCGTAAGCCTGCTCTGGAATATCGGCGTTGGTGTAAACATTTTGAACATCGTCGAGATCTTCCAGACGCTCAACTAAACGCAACACTTTGGCACCCTCTTCTGCGCTCAGCTCGGCTTGCGTTGATGGCAACATCGCTACCTCGGCATTTTCAGCGTTCAAGCCAGCCGCTTTCAGCTCGTCTTTCACCGTCATAAATTCATCAGGCGTTGTTAGCACTTCAAAGGATCCATCATCATGGCTGACGACGTCTTCAGCGCCGGCTTCAAGAGCGGCTTCCATCAAGGTATCTTCTTCAATTTGGTCGTCGAAGACCAACTGACCTTTTTTATCGAATAGATACGCAACCGAACCTGAAGTACCTAAGTTGCCTCCGTGTTTAGAAAACGCATGGCGAACTTCTCCAACCGTACGATTTTTATTGTCGGTCAGACACTCAACTAACACCGCCACTCCGCCAGGACCATACCCTTCATACGTGAGGTTTTCGTAATTCTCACCATCGTTATTGCCGGCGCCACGAGCGATGGCTTTTTCGATGGTGTCTTTCTTCATATTCGCTCCGAGCGCTTTATCTATACACGCTCGAAGTGACGGATTATCTTCTGGATTGGGGCCGCCCGTTTTTGCAGCCACCACCAGTTCGCGAATTATTTTTGTGAATACTTTCCCACGCTTGGCGTCTTGCGCTGCTTTGCGGTGTTTAATATTGGCCCATTTACTGTGTCCAGCCATCATTCACTCCAATGCTTCTGTTGTTTATTGAATACTCGTTACTTTTTCTGTTCGATGGCAATGCCCAACTCTTTCAATTGTGCTTCTGACACTCGTGCTGGCGCTTCTGTCAGCGGGCAACCTGCCGTCGTTGTTTTCGGGAAGGTGATCACATCACGAATGGAACTTGCGCCCACCATCAACATGACTAAACGATCAAGACCAAACGCAATACCACCGTGAGGTGGGCAACCAAACTTTAATGCATCGAGTAAAAACCCGAATTTTTCTCGCGCTTCTTGCGGCTCAATGCCCAAGATATCGAAAATGGTTTGTTGCAAATCCATATTGTGAATACGAATCGAACCACCGCCCACTTCACATCCGTTGAGAACCATGTCGTAAGCACGAGAAAGCGTGCCAGTCGGGTTAGCTTTTAAAGCGTCGGGATCGAGTTCTTTAGGCGAAGTAAACGGATGATGCAAGGCTTGCAGTTGACCGTCTTCTTCTTCAAACATTGGGAAATCAACAACCCATAATGGCTGCCACTCATCGCGCAGCAGATTATGCTCATTCGCCAATTTCAAACGTAACGCGCCCAATGCATCGGCAACCACTTTCGACGTATCGGAACCAAAGAATAAGATGTCTCCAGACTCAGCATCCACTCGTTGTAAAATCGCTTCGGCCGCTTCGGCAGATAAAAACTTAACGATGGGAGACTGTAATCCGTCTAGACCAGCAGCTCGATCATTTACCTTGATGAAGGCTAAACCTTTCGCACCATACACACTGACAAACTTGGTGTACTCATCAATGTTTTTACGACTAACGTTGGCAGCGCCACCTTTTAAGTTCAAAACACCGACTCGGCCATTGTCATCAAGTGCAGGACCACTGAATACTTTAAAGTCGACATCTTTGACTAAATCATCAACCGTGTGGATCGGCATATCAACGCGAAGATCGGGTTTATCCGAACCGTATTTTTCCATCGCCTCAGAATACGGCATGCGTGGAAATGGATTGGGTAGCTCAACGCTTAACAATTCACTGAACAGCTTGCGAATCATCGTCTCCATTAACCCCATGATGCCTTCTTCGTCCATAAAAGACGTTTCAATATCAAGCTGGGTGAACTCGGGTTGGCGATCCGCCCGTAAATCTTCATCACGGAAGCAACGCACCACTTGATAGTAACGATCAAAGCCGCTCATCATGAGCAGTTGTTTAAACAGTTGCGGCGATTGCGGAAGGGCGAAAAAAGACCCTTTATGAGTACGTGATGGTACCAAGTAATCTCGAGCGCCTTCTGGCGTCGCTTTCGTTAAAATCGGCGTTTCCATATCGAGAAAACCTTGCTCATCTAAATAACGACGCAAGGCTGAGGTTACTTTTGTACGAAACAAAAACTTTTCAGTCATTTCTGGACGGCGCAAGTCTAGATAGCGATATTTCAAGCGCGTCTCTTCTGACACTTCTTCGTGTCCATCAATTAAGATCGCCGGTGTTTCAGCGGCGTTTAAGCACTCGATATGATCGGCAACAACTTCGATGGCGCCAGTCGCCATATCTTTATTGACCATATTTTCTGGACGCTTGCGTAGCTTGCCTTTCACCACAACGACAAATTCGCTTCGTAACTGATCGGCAGCGGCGAACACATCCCCTTGATCCGGTTCAACGGTCACTTGCACGATTCCGCTACGGTCACGGATCTGCAAAAAGATAAGTCCCCCAAGGTCTCGACGACGGTGAACCCACCCGGCAATTGACAGTTCACTTCCTTCTTCTAGAGTGACAAGGTCGGCACAATAATGGCTACGCATATTCTTTCCCATTGATGGTTATAATCTAAGGTATTGATTTTATTGCAATCCTAGGCAAATTCAGGCATTTTTACCGGTTTCTACGTGCGCTTAGGATGCACCTTGAAAAGGGGCATAATGGTACGCGAGGCCCTTTATTTAAGCAAGATAGAACACAACAGGACGCCAGCACATTGAACGACAATAAGGCTTTACGCATACCCATTACCAATGTTTACGCCAATGGCGACTACACAATGGATGTTTATCTTGGGAGTGAGCATCAAAAGGCTCGAGTGATCCTAGACACCGGCTCCAGTACGCTAGCGGTACATCCAACCAATTACCGTCCGGAGAGCGACCATTATTTACAACCCACCTCTTACGCGCAAGATGTCACCTACGGCCTAGGAGGCTGGACCGGCCCTCTGATAAAAACCTCTCTCACCTTAGCGGGTCATTGTAGTCAGCGTGATGCTGAACACGCATTTACCGTTGCAACAACGCATGTCGCCGTCGCAACTACTGAGCAACCGCACGCTTTTGCGAATGCCGATGGCATTATGGGTC from Pleionea litopenaei includes:
- the aspS gene encoding aspartate--tRNA ligase, with protein sequence MRSHYCADLVTLEEGSELSIAGWVHRRRDLGGLIFLQIRDRSGIVQVTVEPDQGDVFAAADQLRSEFVVVVKGKLRKRPENMVNKDMATGAIEVVADHIECLNAAETPAILIDGHEEVSEETRLKYRYLDLRRPEMTEKFLFRTKVTSALRRYLDEQGFLDMETPILTKATPEGARDYLVPSRTHKGSFFALPQSPQLFKQLLMMSGFDRYYQVVRCFRDEDLRADRQPEFTQLDIETSFMDEEGIMGLMETMIRKLFSELLSVELPNPFPRMPYSEAMEKYGSDKPDLRVDMPIHTVDDLVKDVDFKVFSGPALDDNGRVGVLNLKGGAANVSRKNIDEYTKFVSVYGAKGLAFIKVNDRAAGLDGLQSPIVKFLSAEAAEAILQRVDAESGDILFFGSDTSKVVADALGALRLKLANEHNLLRDEWQPLWVVDFPMFEEEDGQLQALHHPFTSPKELDPDALKANPTGTLSRAYDMVLNGCEVGGGSIRIHNMDLQQTIFDILGIEPQEAREKFGFLLDALKFGCPPHGGIAFGLDRLVMLMVGASSIRDVITFPKTTTAGCPLTEAPARVSEAQLKELGIAIEQKK
- a CDS encoding YebC/PmpR family DNA-binding transcriptional regulator, whose amino-acid sequence is MAGHSKWANIKHRKAAQDAKRGKVFTKIIRELVVAAKTGGPNPEDNPSLRACIDKALGANMKKDTIEKAIARGAGNNDGENYENLTYEGYGPGGVAVLVECLTDNKNRTVGEVRHAFSKHGGNLGTSGSVAYLFDKKGQLVFDDQIEEDTLMEAALEAGAEDVVSHDDGSFEVLTTPDEFMTVKDELKAAGLNAENAEVAMLPSTQAELSAEEGAKVLRLVERLEDLDDVQNVYTNADIPEQAYELL
- the ruvA gene encoding Holliday junction branch migration protein RuvA, whose translation is MIGRLSGMLIEKSPPNLVIDVQGVGYEVQAPMTTIFQLPEVGEKITLFTHLSVSENAHNLYAFHSKSDRQLFRELIKVNGVGPKLAIAILSGMTADEYVRCVHDGDTQLLVKLPGVGKKTAERLVVEMKDRLQDWGTSLPSGAASTSVSKTQATDVTREAESALIALGYKPQDAAKAISRIDDEISSSAELIRLALKNMGKG
- the ybgC gene encoding tol-pal system-associated acyl-CoA thioesterase yields the protein MEFSFPIRVYYEDTDVAGVVYYANYLKFMERGRTEWLRHWGLDQSVLIDQDIAFAVRRAQVDYYRPARFNDALEVVSTIKEIRGVRVLFHQKIVSANDRELVYAEGEILVVCVTLSTMRPRPMPEELLEEMSRDA
- the tolQ gene encoding protein TolQ; translated protein: MTHDQMSIIGLFLNASLIVQLIMLALVVISLLSWGMIVDRYRTLKLAATSSRQFEDKFWSGVDLSKLYNELGSRRIPPSGMELVFMAGYREFVRLRNQKGTSAGAVMEGAHRAMRVVHSREIDKLENHLSFLATVGSTTPYIGLFGTVWGIMNSFIALGSVKQATLAMVAPGIAEALIATAMGLFAAIPAVIAYNKFNHSVQKVENQYDNFVEEFSGILHRKAHSATEG
- the tolR gene encoding protein TolR — protein: MKPNRRKPMAEINVVPYIDVMLVLLVIFMITAPLITAGVTVDLPQAASEPLPADEEPPLIASIDASGNYYLSLGENRDQALEPQELVALVEKYKETHPKVSIMINGDKNVAYDKVIRLMVLLQQEVGIESVGLMTEPLE
- the ruvB gene encoding Holliday junction branch migration DNA helicase RuvB, with translation MIEEDRIIAGTAQPSDEDRIDRAIRPTKLADYVGQSQVKEQMEIFLQAAKSRQDALDHVLIFGPPGLGKTTLANIIANEMGVAIKFTSGPVLEKAGDLAALLTNLEENDVLFIDEIHRLSPMVEEILYPAMEDYQLDIMIGEGPAARSIKLDLPPFTLVGATTRAGLLTSPLRDRFGIVQRLEFYNNAELADIVMRSANILGLSAEPEGANEVARRSRGTPRIANRLLRRVRDYAEVKADGVISNEVAAKALNMLEVDEQGFDTMDRKLLLAIIDKFSGGPVGLDTLAAAIGEERDTIGDVIEPYLIQQGYIQRTPRGRVATPRAYQHFDIIPQKSDLFDS
- the ruvC gene encoding crossover junction endodeoxyribonuclease RuvC, encoding MARILGIDPGSRITGFGIVEIEAGQCRYVTSGCIRIQPTSLAEKLQQIYDNLSEVIRQYHPTEAAIEQVFMAKNADSALKLGQARGVAIVAAATHALSVAEYSARQIKQAVVGHGGADKSQVQHMVMSLLQLSAKPQADAADGLAVALCHANTMQSLIAQLGANKRRRGRIR